Genomic DNA from Telopea speciosissima isolate NSW1024214 ecotype Mountain lineage chromosome 2, Tspe_v1, whole genome shotgun sequence:
GTACCAAGCCCACCGGAATATGTCCCTAACCCACCTGAATACATCCCTAGCCCACCTGAGCCTGTACCAAGCCCACCTGAATACATCCCTAATCCACCTGAGTCTGTACCAAGCCCACCAGAATACATCCCTAATCCACCTGAGTCTGTACCAAGCCCACCTGAATACATCCCTAATCCACCTGAGTCTGAACCAAGCCCACCTGAATATGAGCCCAGTCCCCCAGGTATTGTTCCAAGCCCACCTGAAAATGAGCCTAGTCCTCCAGGTTCTGTTCCTAGCCCACCTGAGTACGTCCCGAGTCCCGGTGGATTTGTTCCGAGTCCACCTGTGTTTCTACCACCAGTCGTGTACCCTTTTCCAAATGTGCCACCCCCTCCATATACAGCCCCTGTAAAACGTCTGTGGTGTGTTGCTAAGCCGACAGTCCCTGATCCGATCATTCGAGAAGCCATGAATTATGCTTGTGGATCTGGAGCTGATTGTATTTCAATTCGGCCTGATGGAAACTGTTTCCAACCTAATACATTGTTCGCGCATGCTTCTTACGCTTTTAACAGTTACTTCCAAAGAACGAAATTAGCCGGAGGCACTTGCGACTTCGGAGGAATAGCCATACTGGTCACTGTGGATCCAAGTAAGTTAAAAGGCCCATTGCCTTCTTAACTCACAAGGATAGACATTCTAAAATTAAGGACAGTGGTAACATGGTACTAAATCACCATAGGAGGAAAGTATCCTACAAATGAATAATGAACCAAACGTAGCCTGACCAGGAATATGCTATACTTGAATCCAAACATGACATAAAGACTCTTGATTAACAATTGCaaattattattagggaagGAGTTCGCTGGTCAGCAGACCATGGGGAATTGGGGGcaagggagggagagaaaacaaaaaggaatggTGTTTCTACCCTTCCTCCAATAGGGAGGGAGAGATATTCGATTTGTGTGGTCTGATGCTTCAAACCACGGTATTAGTTATCTGGTCGTCAGAAGATTAGAGAACTTTTCTCATTATTATACACAAACTTTTTTAACCTTTTCGTAtacatttttttactttttatcaTAATTTTTTCATTCAAGATTTTTGTCCCTTCCTTTTTCACAACCCCAAGGAATTCGAGGGATGGACCATTTTATATTTTGAGCC
This window encodes:
- the LOC122649979 gene encoding extensin isoform X1, with the protein product MKLDLHAMDRRRNCKRLLCILLLYFSIAATLFNQCDARRSRQVFRFEGLTRPRSSSIKGTKNLRLSNHLDVVDPNSLDSTNSKPYGISSPFTLPPFDSLGPIPLPENTPPVCVYPPSIPLPPSTTTPSPVVYYAQPPPPPLSEFPPVFPNPSPPGTIPNPPEYAPSPSPSPSPSPSPPEYGLSPPGTVPSPPESVVPNPPEIVPSPPEYVPNPPEYIPSPPEPVPSPPEYIPNPPESVPSPPEYIPNPPESVPSPPEYIPNPPESEPSPPEYEPSPPGIVPSPPENEPSPPGSVPSPPEYVPSPGGFVPSPPVFLPPVVYPFPNVPPPPYTAPVKRLWCVAKPTVPDPIIREAMNYACGSGADCISIRPDGNCFQPNTLFAHASYAFNSYFQRTKLAGGTCDFGGIAILVTVDPSYDGCHFLYF